A window of Chitinivorax sp. B genomic DNA:
AGTTGCCAGTAATATCGGCTTGGGTGCGTGGCATTCATGTACCCACGGCGGCGCCGGGATGATCACCCCGCCCAGAAACTGGAAAAACGGATTCCCTTTCAAATCGCCCTCCTCGAATCCATCCATACCCCGCCCGTCTTCTGTCCCCGCAGCAAAAGCCGTCCCCAGTGCAGCAGGACAAGTCCGACGTGTTTCCCCGTCAGTGAACAACGGGGCAACATTCACGTTGGAGAAATCTGCAAACTGCTGGCGGTAATCGATTGGGCCGACCAGAAGCTCCCGCGCAGCCTGATGAATCGACAGTGCCTTCTGTAGCTGTCGTTCGCCAATCAAGCGTGTGTTATCGAATTCATTATGGGTCGGGCCGTTACCATCCAGATTCAAATTCGGTGTCATATCCCCAGCATTGGTCTGTGCAAATGCGGACACAAAATCCTCATCACTGTCGTAGCGCACGCCTTTCAGATCATGCTCCCAACGCCATGCCGCATAGCCTTTGTTGTCTGGACTGATCAGGCGGTTACTGTTTTTCATCGATACCCCATGGGTAGCAAACCAGCTGATGGCACCGACATCCGTTTCACCTCTGGAAAATTTCAGCACCGTCATGTCTGGATCAATGTGATGACCCCACTTGGCACGCTCCGAGGCCGGATTGCGTTCATAGGCAGTCAAGGATCGATTGTTGCTGGCATCCAGCAGCTCACCTTGCCCAATACGGATTTGACCCGGCTTCATATTTCGATGCGCCTTGTCGATTGCTTCGACAATCCCGGCCACAATGGCATCGAACGTTGTTTTGTTGAAACCCAGGCTGGTGAAATTATACAAAGCATAATGCGAGAACCCGCCAGGGCCGCCATGGGTATGTGTCGCAGCCAGCACCACGTTTTCCGCGCTGTACAAAGCACCATACTTTGCGGTCAGGCGACTGATCACCGCCTGCTGAATGCTTTGAAAGACCATGCCCAGATCCGTGTTGACGAATACCACCCGTTTACCCGTGGCTGGGTCCCCAACAATGAAGGCCCGTGCACGTTGCCGCATATGAATACCTGCCGCCACCTGATCCGATTTGGCATAACCCATCATGCCGACCTCGGCCGCCTCCCCGGTAATGTCGGCCATGCCTCGGCCAACCAGATAACTATCGGCAACCACCCAGCTGGTCCAGCACATCCATGGCGCCACCAGCATTACCCGAACCATGCGCTTCATAGAGCCTCCTTGCATTCATAACAAAGTTATCATTCAAACCTCCGTAACTTCATAGTACTTTGATTTCTATGGAATACCAGGTCGATATCACATTCAACCGGCCAGCCAGTGTGGCGGCAATATATGCAAGCGGCCCCCCTCGCCCGCCGTCATTGTTCCCAGTCCAGCCCCAATACCGTGCGAACTGGACAAATAAAATGCTCTTATGGCACATGACCGGACGTGAGGACCGCTTCCGGCTGATCTGTTGTTCCCCCATTTCCATTTGGTCTCGCCAGCCGAAGCGCCCAGTTCGTTCTACCCACCTGCCTGTAACCGGTACATCTACCAAACATCATCATCAACGCACCATCAATTGAATCAAATCATTAAATTATGGCGGCCCCGTACATTCACAAAATCGAAATTAATAATTAATAGAAAATTGAACAGCACATAAAACCTTGCTCAAACACCACCAAAATCATTATTTACATTGACTCTCAAATAAACAATCTGGAATTATATTGACATTTCAAGAATTCGAAAAACTTGAAATATCACGATCAAATCATTTTTTTGGAATATTGCTTATGCGTGCTGCAATTCCCCGATCCAATCACACCATGCTTGCCACTGCCATTGCCCTGATCACGCTCCCCGCCATGTCATGGGCCAAGCTCTATACCGTCACCAGTCCCAATGACGCTGGCCAGGGAACCTTGCGTACCATCCTCCAGCAAATTCCCACAGAATCTCAAGGCAATGAAATCATTTTCAATTTACCGGATCACAGTCGGGTAATTCATTTGACCAGCGGAGAAATCCTGCTCAACAAATCCGTCCGCATCGATGGCGGCAAACAAGGCATCACATTGAATGCCAATGGAAAAAGCCGTGTTATTCAAATCACCCAGAACAAAGTCGTCACCCTCGCAAACCTGACAATCACCAAAGGCTATCTCCATAATTACATTGCTGATAGCGATATGGGCAAAACCGTCTTTGGCGCAGGGATTCTCAACTACGGTGTACTGACACTGGATCACGTGTTGATCAAAGACAATTGGCTTATTGCCGATATGCGCCCCAACCTGAAAAGCGCACCGCGAAAGGCAGCTGCTGCACTGGATGGTTTCAATCTGGGCAATCTGGAAGGTGGCGGCGGTATCTGCAATAAGCCAGGTGCAACCCTGCATATCATGAACAGCACCCTGAACAACAATGGGATCGCGGTTGCGTCAGGATTTGGTGGTGGCGTGCAGAATGCAGGCAATATGATCATCCAGAACAGTGCCATTCTGGACAATAGTTTAAGTGCTGCAGTCGGTTGGGGAGGTGGTATAGCAAACGTTGGTCAAGCTGCCATCATCAATTCAACCATTGCTCAAAACTACGTCGGCTCCAGTGGATGGGGATTCAACTATGGCTCCGGCCTCTATAATGGTTTCGGTGGAAAGCTCAGTGTTTCCTATTCGACAATCAAACACAATCTGCGTGGCGATGAAATGGGCAATAGCCACGTCGACTGGCAACAGCTGTTCAATGATACCGAGCATTCACCAGCCGGCCAGGCCTGGCTGAATCACACGGTGTGGGAACATGCCGATCGCAAGTTCTTTGTTGACTTGGGCAATAATTACTTGGGTTCCGACGCCAAACTTGGCCCACTCACTGACAATGGAGGCCCAACCCTCACCTTCCAACCACTGCCTGGCAGCCCACTGATTGATGCAGGCAAGACCAACTGCACGATGTTCGTCGATCAACGCGGCATGCCACGTTCCCCCAAGGGACGTTGTGATATTGGTGCAGTTGAAGTGAAGTAAGGATGGATACCCGGCCTGGACGCACCTTCCAGGCCGGGTTGGTTTTATTCCTGCGTCGATGGCGGGATGGCGTGGGCCGATTTGGGATCATGCCCATGCTGTGAGCGCATCGCCACCCGCCCCAGCAAATGGGCCGATACAGGTGCGGTGAGGAATAGAAACATTGTAATCAGCAGCTCATGCAGCCCGGGCTGGGTCGGCCAGAAATGTAGAATGGATGCCACCAACAGGCATGCCAGCCCCAATGTACTCGTCTTGGTGGGGGCATGCAGCCGGGTCAAGGTGTCGGGTAGCAGAACCAATCCCAACGAGCCAATCAATGTCAGCACCGCACCTGCCAGCGCCAATATGGCAATCAATATATCCATGCTCTACTCCATGACCCGCTTGTGCAAGAGAAAACGCGCCAGCGCCACGGTTCCGATAAAACCCAGCAACGCAATCAACATGCCCACCTCAAAATAGCTTTTATCCGACCACGCCATACCCAACAGCACGATCAACGCAATGGCATTCAGATAAAGCGTATCCAGCGACAATACGCGATCAACCGCAGCCGGGCCGCGTAACAAACGCCAGAAAGCCAACATGAACGCCAGCAGCACCATGCCGATTGCCAGCCACAATGCCCAGTTCAACATCCAAAAATCTCCTTCAGTGGCTGCTCATAACGTTGCTTGATGCCTTGAATGACGGCCAATGAATCGGTGGTATGCAATACATGTACGATCAGGCGACGGGCCTCGGCGTCTGCTTCGATGGTGACAGTGCCAGGTGTCAGCGTCACCATGGCCCCTAACATCACCGCCACCAACGGCTCATTGGTATCCAAAGGTACATGGATCAGCTCCGATTTCAACCGTCGAGATTCGAACAACACCTGCCGGGCGACCTGCAGATTGGCCACGCCAATATCCCACATGAATACCAACCACAATCTGATGGCCAGCAGGGGTTTACGCAACCGGATGGTGCCAGCTTGCCGAAAACGCCCAAGGCACACTGGCAACAGCAGTGCCAAAATGCCCCCCAGTACCAGTTGACCAGCACTCATGCTGCTGTTGACCAGCAACCAGGCCATCAACAACGCCGCACTCAGTGGCAGGTTGAGCCATTTACGAGCCATTCGCGACACCCCCTTCCAGTCCCAATGCACGCCAATACAAGGCCGGCTGCAACAACTGATCCGCAGTGCGCAGGCAATAATCCCCAATCGCCCCGGCACCAACCGTCAAAGCCACCAACAGCACCAACAGCACCCCCATCGGCAGCCATTCTGCCATGACCAGCCGGCCATCACGATGGATCATAGTGTCGTCTGTGGTTTTCCAGAACAACACACTGCCAGCACGGACCAAACCGATGAGTGTCAGCAGGCTTGCCACCAGCACGCCACCCCATATCCAGCCCCGGCTTTCCGGCCCCACTGCCGACAACAGCCATGCTTTGGACAAAAAACCGGCGAACGGTGGCAAGCCAGCCGCCATCATGCCAGCAAGCAAAAAACCTGCTCCTGCCAAGGCTGCATGGGGCACACGTGGTGCAGGCACCAGCGCATCCCCTACCGTACCGCGCCCTGTCTGAAACCAGTCTGCCGCCAGATAGAACAACGCAGCTACCCAGGTACTGTGCGGCAAATAGAATAAGGCTGCTGCCAGGCCTGCCTGGTTACCCAACACCAGCCCAATCAGCAAGGTACCGACCGAGCCCACCACCAGCCCTCCAGCAATAGCTCGCAGATTACGGCCCCCCAATACCGCCAAGGCCCCCAGCAACAAGGTCAGCAACGCCAACGGCACCAACCATGGGGACAATAGATTGGCCAATGGCCCAGCCTCAACACCAAACAACAATGTATACACACGAAACATTGCATACACACCAACCTTGGTCATCACGGCAAACAGCGCCGCCACCGGCCCGCTGGCCGACTCATAAGTACCGGACAACCACAGTTGCATTGGCGCTAGTGCGGCCTTCAAGGCAAACACCACGAACAGCAGCATGCCGGCCACACGAATCAGCATCCAGCGGCTTTCATCCACCACCACAATTCGCCGGGCCAGGTCCGCCAGGTTGAGTGAGCCCAACACCCCATAGAACAGGCTGGCTGCAATCAGAAACAATGCCGAACCCAACAAGTTGATGGTGACATAGGCAAAACCACGCCCAATCCGATGCTCGCCGTCACCATGCAGCAACAAGCCATATGAGGCCGCCAGCATCACCTCGAAAAAGACGAACAGATTGAACAGATCCCCAGTCAGGAAGGCCCCATTCAAGCCCATCATCTGCAACAACCATAAACTGTGAAAATGCCGACCGCGCAGATCCCAATCCCGAACCCAGGCATAGACAAAACACAGGCAGGACAGCAAAGCGGTGGTCAGCAACATCAGTGCAGACAGGCGATCCAGCACCAGCGCAATACCAAACGGTGCAGGCCAGCTGCCAGCCATATAGGACCAGATCATGTCGCTTTCTGCCCACCACACCAGCACCACCGTCACGGCAGCCAGCAAGGTGTTGCCAACCAGTACCAGCAAACGCTTCAGCCATACCCTGTCCCCTGCCAGCATGCAGCTGCAGGCCAGCAATAACGGCAGCAACACAGGCACAATCAAGACATGCTGAATCATCGCCCATCCTTTACGTCGACCAGGTCAGTACGGCTGACAAAGCGCTTGCGTACAGCCAGGGCCAACAACAATGCTGTCATGGCAAAGCCGATGACGATGGCGGTCAGGACCAGTGCCGGTGGCAAGGGGTCGGCATAGTGGGTTACACCATCACGGATCAAAGGTGGTGCACCTGGGTGCAAGCGCCCCATGCCAAAAATGAACAGGTTGACCGCATAAGACAGCAAGGTCAGCCCCAATACCACGTCAAAACTGCGTGGTCGCAGGCTCAAATAGATGCCGCAGGCGGTCAATACCGCCACACCGGCTGCAAACAACAACTCCATCAGTGATGTCCCTCCTGCGGGTCTTGGGTTGCGGCCAGTCGTGTCAACATGGCCATGGTGGCGCCGACCACCACCAGATAGACGCCCAGATCAAACAACGCTGCACTGGCCCACTCCAGCTCGCCCAACCAGCCCAGGTCGAGATGACCATGGCCACTGGTCAGGAAATTCTTGTCGAACAGCCAGCTGCCCAGCCCTGTCCCCACGGCCACCAGTAACCCCAACGCCGACAGTCGACGACCGCTGACCGGCATATGGCGCGCGGCCCAACCGCTGCCATAGGCAATATGCTGAACGAGCAGACCTGCAGCCGTTACCAATCCGGCCACAAAACCACCGCCAGGTGCCTGATGGCCGCGCAGATACAGGTAAGCCGACATCAACAGGGCAAATGGCAGGATCAGCCGTGCCATGGTCGCCAGTAACAGCGAATCCGGCTTGGCGGGTTGAGGGACCGCCGCGTAATCATCCAACAACTTCACCAACAGCAAACCGGCAATCGCCAGCACGGTGATTTCACCCAGAGTATCGAAGCCACGGAAATCCACCAGGATCACGTTCACCACATTGGCCCCCCCGCCCAACGGCAATGCATGTTCCAGGTAAAAGCCAGACAGCGAGTCCTGTGGTGATTGCAATACCGAGTACAGCACCAGGAACACTCCAGCCCCAGCAATCAGCGCCAATACAGCATCTCGCAATCGGGGCCACCAGGGCTCGGGCTGGGCATCCGTAGGCACTGGCAACCAACGTAAGGCCAAGAGCAGCAGGACAGTACTGGCTATCTCCACCGCCAGTTGTGTCAAAGCCAAGTCGGGCGATGCGAATTGCACAAAACTCAACACAACAGTCAGACCGACAACCGCCAGCATCAACATGGCAAGCAAACGACGATGACGCAGCCAGACTGTCAGCAAACCAGCCACGGTCATCATCAAGGTCAACCCGATCAACCCAGGATCATCGGGCCAACCTGCCCAATCCGGCAACCGGCGCGGTGCGTCATAGGCCCACCATGGCAACAGCCCAGCCAGCAACGTCAGTACGACAATCCAGCGCAGCAATGGCCGTAGCTGCTCATCTGTACTCAACTGCGTCAGCCAACGGGCCAGCCGGATCAGCTCATCCATCGCTGTGGCGAAGGTACGACTACCCAAATGAACCGGCATGCGACGCTCAAACATGCCCAACGGATGCATGAACCGGTAGATCAACAACCCCACCACCAGTGCAGCCATGCTCATCGCCAATGGGGTCGTCCAGCCATGCCAGATCGCCAATTCAAACGATGGGATCGTCTCCCCGATCACACTTGGCAGCGCCAGCCTCAGTAAGGTGTCCACCGTGTATTGCGGCGCCATGCCCACAGCCACGCACAGCAACACCAGCAATTCGACCGGGATACGCATCCAGCGTGGGGGTTCGTGTGGTACCCGTGGCAACTCAGCCACCGGCCTGGCAAAGAACACCAGGTGCACAAAACGCACCGAATAGGCCACACTCAATGCGGTAGCCAGCCAGGCCAATGCTGGCAGCAGCCAGGTCGTGCCCAGCGGTTGGGCCGCCAATGCCTGGGCGTAAAACATTTCCTTGCTCAGGAAACCATTCAATAACGGCACACCAGCCATTGAGGCAGCCGCCACGGTGCCCAACACCGTTGTCACCGGCATGAAACGGTACAGGCCTCGTAATACCCGCATGTCTCGCGTGCCAGTCTCATGATCGATAATACCTGCCGTCATGAATAGGCCTGCCTTGAAGATGGCATGGTTGATGATATGGAACACCCCGGCAATGGCAGCCTCAGGAGTATCCAGCCCAAACAGCAGCGTGATCAGGCCAAGGTGGCTGATGGTGGAATAGGCCAGTAGCCCTTTCAGGTCATCCCGATACAGCGCGCAATACGCCCCGACCAGCAATGTCGCCAAGCCCACCGGGGCCACCATCGAAAACCACCAATCGTTGCCCCCCAGCGCTGGATACAACCGGGCCAGCAAGAACACACCCGCCTTGACCATGGTGGCCGAATGCAGGTAGGCCGATACAGGGGTGGGTGCCGCCATGGCTTGCGGCAACCAGAAATGGAAAGGGAATTGTGCAGACTTGGTGAATGCCCCCAGCAAAATCAACCCCAACGCCAATGGGAACCAGGGATCAGCCTGGATTTGCGCCCGGGCGGCGATGACCGCGTGCAAATCGAAACTGCCGACGATGTCACCCAATAGCAGGAAACCGGCAAACATAGCCAGCCCACCCGCACCAGTCACGGTCAATGCCATGCGCGCACCAATCCGCGCCTGACGGCCTTCGTGCCAAAAACCGATCAGCAAGAAAGAACTTAGACTGGTCAGCTCCCAAAACACCATCAATAGCAGCAGGTTATCCGACCACACCACGCCCAGCATGGCCCCCATGAACAACAGCAAATAGCTGTAGAAACGTGGCAAGGAATCGGCCCGGCTCAGGTAATACCGGGCATACACCACGACCAGCAGGCCGATGGCCGCAATCAGCAAGCCAAACAGGTAGCCCAGCCCGTCCAGACTGAGCGAAAACCGCAGGCCCAGTGCTGGCAACCAGCGATGGCTATAGCTGATATCCAGCCCCGGCCAGGGTGCATGCCACACTAACCAGCCCAACAGTCCGGCGCACACCGCGCCGGCCAGCCAAGCAGGCAAACGCAGCCCCAAGCGACCACTGAACGGCAATAACACCGCCACTGCAAATGGTAATAAAAGCATCAATGCAAGCATGGATCCGCTCAACACCTTTTCAAGAATCAATGGGAAATCAGCACGGCATCCACCAACTGTGGCAATACCTGGCATGCGTTGGCGTATGTCATGCGAATCACCGCATCACGTGTCGTACCACGCAAAGCCGCCAATTCATCGGCAATTTGGGGCAGATAGGCAGGTGTATTACGCTGCTTGTAAGCCCAGGCTGGCGAAATGTCCGGCGCGTCGGTTTCCAGTACGATCGCGTCGTCAGGCAAGGTTGCCGCCAGTTCACGAATACGCAAAGCGCGTTCGAAGGTCATCGCACCGCCAAATCCCAACTTGAAACCCAGCTTCAGGAATTCGTCCGCCTGTTGCCGGCTACCGTTGAAAGCATGCGCGATGCCGGATCGGACACCGGTTTTTCGCAAATGTTTCAAAATCAGATCCTGACTTTTGCGAATATGTAACAAAACAGGCAACTCGAAATCCCTGGCCAGCTTCAATTGTTCGGCCAATAGCCATTCCTGTCGTGCCATATCCAGCCCTGGCACAAAGCCATCCAGTCCAACCTCGCCAATGGCTGCGGGTTGATGCTGTACCACCCATTCCCGCAACGTGGCCAGATGGGCATCACGGTGTTGGTCGATATAGATGGGATGCAATCCAAACGCAAGTACACAGCCATGGTGCTGTCTCATGTCCAGGGTGCTGGCAAAATTGAACACCCCTACCGCAGGCACCACCACCCCGCTCACGCCCGCCGCACAAGATGCAGCAATCACCTCATCCCGGTCGGTATCAAATTCGGGTGCATCCAGATGACAATGTGTGTCGATCAACATGACAAAGCCTATCGGGCAGATGAACAGAGTTTGATTATCCCAATTTCAGGCTGGTTGCGGGCTGCCAATCGGCCTTTCCTTGCAATGAGTATTTGCTCTAAACCATCTTGACGCGATTCGGCCAGGCCCCTAACATCAGTGCGAATGTCGTTCAACACACTGATACCTCAGAAAATCATCTATTGTATTCAGCAACAATCCCGCAACCGGGCCACGGCCCATCCGAGATCAGCCATAAATAGAAGGAGCGCTCACATGACCCATTTCCTGACCCGCACACTGGTCGCCATCATCACAACTGGTCTGGCGGGCCTCACGTTGGCAAATACTGATTCGCCTGTCGGCAAATGGAAAACCATTGACGACAAAACCGGCAAACCACGTGGTGTTGTTGAAATCACAGAGCAAAACGGCATATTGACCGGCCGCATCATCGGCAACTTCCCCAAGCCCGGTGAACCGGAAAACCCAGTCTGCGAAAAATGTGACGGTGATAAAAAAGGTAAACCGATCATTGGCCTGGTGTTTCTGGAAGGCTTGAAGAAAAACGGCAACGAATACACGGATGGAAAAATCCTCGACCCAGAAAACGGCAATGTGTATAGCTCGAAGCTGAAAGTTCTCGATGGTGGCAAAAAAATCGAAGTCCGTGGTTTTATTGGTATTTCGTTATTAGGCCGCAGCCAGACCTGGGTCCGTGAGGAATAACGCACTATGGCACAGCCAATGTCATTGAACAGTCCGGGCCACATCGATCTCGGCCCGGACAAATTCACATATTGAAATGAGCTGTCACCCAATTTGGCACACTCTGTCACATTGGCCTCCCAGATGTCATGCCATACTGGCAAGCCAATCACTTCACCAAAGGCCACCAGACATGTTCCGATCCAGCCCTGCTGCAGCGATCTTGTTGTTCTTCACCACGTCTATTCAAGCCGCTGACCTTAGCAGCCCGGTTGGCATTTGGCAGACAGTTGATGACAAAACCGGCAAGCAAGATGGCCTGGTACAGATCTGGGAAGAACGTGGTGAACTGAAAGGAAAGATCCTGAAGATTGTACCGATCAAACCTGAGGATGATCCCAATGCCATATGTGACGCCTGCCCAGGTCAGCTGAAAGGCCAACCGATTACAGGTTTGACGTTTATGTGGGGGCTGAAAAAAGATGGGGATCGCTATCAGAATGGAGAAATTCTGGACCCGGAGGATGGCGCCGTTTACAAGGCGAGCCTGACATTGAAGGATGGCGGCAAGAAGCTGGATGTCAGAGGGTTTGTCGGCCTATCGGTGTTCGGCCGCACCCAGACCTGGATTCGTGAACCATAAGGTATCCCGCCAGATCATTTCCAGCCATCAATCACCTGCATTTCAACTTGCATGCAAGTCAACCTGACGCTATCTTTCGCCGCATTCCAATTCCCCAGGAGATAAGCCATGGCTTTGTTGAAGACAATGCTGCTGATGCTGATTGGCATGATTGTGCTGTTGTTGTTGGGCAGCATGCTGATTCCCAGCCAGTATCACGTACAGCGGAGCCTTGAGATCAACGCCCCTGCCGAACGTGTATTTTCATTGCTGAATGCCCCCAAAGAGTGGAAACACTGGACAGTCTGGAATCAACGTGATCCAGCCATGCTCATCACCTATACAGGACCGGAAAGTGGTGTTGGAGCAAAATGGGCGTGGATCAGCCGTACCGAAGGTAATGGCGAAATGACGTTCACCCAATCAGAGCCAAGCAAGCTGGTCGCCTATGAACTGGTATTCCCGGATTTCGGCAGTAGCTCCAAAGGCCAACTCAAGCTGGAACGTACTGGTACAGGTACCAAGGTGATCTGGACGAATGATGGAGATGTCGGCAGCAATCCGCTCATGCGCTATCTGGTGTTGGTCATGGATAGCCTGATCGGGCCAGATTTCGAACAGGGTCTGACCAACCTGAAAAAACGCGCGGAATCGGCGACCTGAGGTCACATAGAATCTGGCGTGCCAGACAAGCCATCTCAATCGTTACCAGATCAAGGGGCTAGATACCGACGATCAATCACTGTGAAGGTACCATCAGCCCGCATCATTTCCAATATCTGGTTCAGGCGGTAGACCAGTTCAACGGATGTACTGAGGTGGC
This region includes:
- a CDS encoding neutral/alkaline ceramidase, which encodes MKRMVRVMLVAPWMCWTSWVVADSYLVGRGMADITGEAAEVGMMGYAKSDQVAAGIHMRQRARAFIVGDPATGKRVVFVNTDLGMVFQSIQQAVISRLTAKYGALYSAENVVLAATHTHGGPGGFSHYALYNFTSLGFNKTTFDAIVAGIVEAIDKAHRNMKPGQIRIGQGELLDASNNRSLTAYERNPASERAKWGHHIDPDMTVLKFSRGETDVGAISWFATHGVSMKNSNRLISPDNKGYAAWRWEHDLKGVRYDSDEDFVSAFAQTNAGDMTPNLNLDGNGPTHNEFDNTRLIGERQLQKALSIHQAARELLVGPIDYRQQFADFSNVNVAPLFTDGETRRTCPAALGTAFAAGTEDGRGMDGFEEGDLKGNPFFQFLGGVIIPAPPWVHECHAPKPILLATGMQRPFPWTPEVLPVSILRIGQLAIVAGPAEFTIMAGRRIRETVLMALGGSVRHVVFNGYANAYAGYVTTPEEYEAQHYEGGSTHFGKWTLPAYQQAYFNLATAMRLGVPVTPGPTPRDLTSNQMSFQTGVVLDNTPIGKSFGQADQQPDAAYLRGTRVNVAFWTGHPKNHLHRNGTFLSVQQWTGNQWQEVARDGDWSTIYRWVRIDPVWGTSKALISWDIPVSANAGTYRIVHYGDYKNGWTGRIYPFAGVSRSFSVQ
- a CDS encoding choice-of-anchor Q domain-containing protein, which codes for MRAAIPRSNHTMLATAIALITLPAMSWAKLYTVTSPNDAGQGTLRTILQQIPTESQGNEIIFNLPDHSRVIHLTSGEILLNKSVRIDGGKQGITLNANGKSRVIQITQNKVVTLANLTITKGYLHNYIADSDMGKTVFGAGILNYGVLTLDHVLIKDNWLIADMRPNLKSAPRKAAAALDGFNLGNLEGGGGICNKPGATLHIMNSTLNNNGIAVASGFGGGVQNAGNMIIQNSAILDNSLSAAVGWGGGIANVGQAAIINSTIAQNYVGSSGWGFNYGSGLYNGFGGKLSVSYSTIKHNLRGDEMGNSHVDWQQLFNDTEHSPAGQAWLNHTVWEHADRKFFVDLGNNYLGSDAKLGPLTDNGGPTLTFQPLPGSPLIDAGKTNCTMFVDQRGMPRSPKGRCDIGAVEVK
- the mnhG gene encoding monovalent cation/H(+) antiporter subunit G, whose translation is MDILIAILALAGAVLTLIGSLGLVLLPDTLTRLHAPTKTSTLGLACLLVASILHFWPTQPGLHELLITMFLFLTAPVSAHLLGRVAMRSQHGHDPKSAHAIPPSTQE
- a CDS encoding K+/H+ antiporter subunit F, producing the protein MLNWALWLAIGMVLLAFMLAFWRLLRGPAAVDRVLSLDTLYLNAIALIVLLGMAWSDKSYFEVGMLIALLGFIGTVALARFLLHKRVME
- a CDS encoding Na+/H+ antiporter subunit E, whose protein sequence is MARKWLNLPLSAALLMAWLLVNSSMSAGQLVLGGILALLLPVCLGRFRQAGTIRLRKPLLAIRLWLVFMWDIGVANLQVARQVLFESRRLKSELIHVPLDTNEPLVAVMLGAMVTLTPGTVTIEADAEARRLIVHVLHTTDSLAVIQGIKQRYEQPLKEIFGC
- a CDS encoding monovalent cation/H+ antiporter subunit D translates to MIQHVLIVPVLLPLLLACSCMLAGDRVWLKRLLVLVGNTLLAAVTVVLVWWAESDMIWSYMAGSWPAPFGIALVLDRLSALMLLTTALLSCLCFVYAWVRDWDLRGRHFHSLWLLQMMGLNGAFLTGDLFNLFVFFEVMLAASYGLLLHGDGEHRIGRGFAYVTINLLGSALFLIAASLFYGVLGSLNLADLARRIVVVDESRWMLIRVAGMLLFVVFALKAALAPMQLWLSGTYESASGPVAALFAVMTKVGVYAMFRVYTLLFGVEAGPLANLLSPWLVPLALLTLLLGALAVLGGRNLRAIAGGLVVGSVGTLLIGLVLGNQAGLAAALFYLPHSTWVAALFYLAADWFQTGRGTVGDALVPAPRVPHAALAGAGFLLAGMMAAGLPPFAGFLSKAWLLSAVGPESRGWIWGGVLVASLLTLIGLVRAGSVLFWKTTDDTMIHRDGRLVMAEWLPMGVLLVLLVALTVGAGAIGDYCLRTADQLLQPALYWRALGLEGGVANGS
- a CDS encoding Na+/H+ antiporter subunit C, coding for MELLFAAGVAVLTACGIYLSLRPRSFDVVLGLTLLSYAVNLFIFGMGRLHPGAPPLIRDGVTHYADPLPPALVLTAIVIGFAMTALLLALAVRKRFVSRTDLVDVKDGR
- a CDS encoding monovalent cation/H+ antiporter subunit A; amino-acid sequence: MLALMLLLPFAVAVLLPFSGRLGLRLPAWLAGAVCAGLLGWLVWHAPWPGLDISYSHRWLPALGLRFSLSLDGLGYLFGLLIAAIGLLVVVYARYYLSRADSLPRFYSYLLLFMGAMLGVVWSDNLLLLMVFWELTSLSSFLLIGFWHEGRQARIGARMALTVTGAGGLAMFAGFLLLGDIVGSFDLHAVIAARAQIQADPWFPLALGLILLGAFTKSAQFPFHFWLPQAMAAPTPVSAYLHSATMVKAGVFLLARLYPALGGNDWWFSMVAPVGLATLLVGAYCALYRDDLKGLLAYSTISHLGLITLLFGLDTPEAAIAGVFHIINHAIFKAGLFMTAGIIDHETGTRDMRVLRGLYRFMPVTTVLGTVAAASMAGVPLLNGFLSKEMFYAQALAAQPLGTTWLLPALAWLATALSVAYSVRFVHLVFFARPVAELPRVPHEPPRWMRIPVELLVLLCVAVGMAPQYTVDTLLRLALPSVIGETIPSFELAIWHGWTTPLAMSMAALVVGLLIYRFMHPLGMFERRMPVHLGSRTFATAMDELIRLARWLTQLSTDEQLRPLLRWIVVLTLLAGLLPWWAYDAPRRLPDWAGWPDDPGLIGLTLMMTVAGLLTVWLRHRRLLAMLMLAVVGLTVVLSFVQFASPDLALTQLAVEIASTVLLLLALRWLPVPTDAQPEPWWPRLRDAVLALIAGAGVFLVLYSVLQSPQDSLSGFYLEHALPLGGGANVVNVILVDFRGFDTLGEITVLAIAGLLLVKLLDDYAAVPQPAKPDSLLLATMARLILPFALLMSAYLYLRGHQAPGGGFVAGLVTAAGLLVQHIAYGSGWAARHMPVSGRRLSALGLLVAVGTGLGSWLFDKNFLTSGHGHLDLGWLGELEWASAALFDLGVYLVVVGATMAMLTRLAATQDPQEGHH
- a CDS encoding TatD family hydrolase produces the protein MLIDTHCHLDAPEFDTDRDEVIAASCAAGVSGVVVPAVGVFNFASTLDMRQHHGCVLAFGLHPIYIDQHRDAHLATLREWVVQHQPAAIGEVGLDGFVPGLDMARQEWLLAEQLKLARDFELPVLLHIRKSQDLILKHLRKTGVRSGIAHAFNGSRQQADEFLKLGFKLGFGGAMTFERALRIRELAATLPDDAIVLETDAPDISPAWAYKQRNTPAYLPQIADELAALRGTTRDAVIRMTYANACQVLPQLVDAVLISH
- a CDS encoding DUF2147 domain-containing protein; the encoded protein is MTHFLTRTLVAIITTGLAGLTLANTDSPVGKWKTIDDKTGKPRGVVEITEQNGILTGRIIGNFPKPGEPENPVCEKCDGDKKGKPIIGLVFLEGLKKNGNEYTDGKILDPENGNVYSSKLKVLDGGKKIEVRGFIGISLLGRSQTWVREE
- a CDS encoding DUF2147 domain-containing protein, whose product is MFRSSPAAAILLFFTTSIQAADLSSPVGIWQTVDDKTGKQDGLVQIWEERGELKGKILKIVPIKPEDDPNAICDACPGQLKGQPITGLTFMWGLKKDGDRYQNGEILDPEDGAVYKASLTLKDGGKKLDVRGFVGLSVFGRTQTWIREP